CAGTTGGGCGCATGATTTAGCCTCAGGCGGCTAGATCCATTTCCCTCGCGAGTCTGTGCCTAAGGCTCGCCAGGATCCGCTTGTGGAGCTGGCAGACGCGCGACTCCGACAGGCCCATGAGCTGGCCGATCTCATGAAAGGCCATACCGCGGCCGTACCGGAGCTGGACGATGGCGCGGTCCCTGTGAGAGAGGTTGGTGACGGCGCCGTTCAGGAGCATCATCGCTGCCTTGCGGTCGGCGGCGGCTGCCGGGTCCGCGAACTCGTCCGGATCGCTGGCCTCCCAGGGGCTGGCGCCCTCGGCGCTCTTCTCCTCCATCACCCTTTCCAGCGACACGACCCGGGATGAAGAGTGGCCGGCCAGGCTCTGCAGCTCTTCGAGGGACATCCCGAGCCGGGTTGCGAGCTCTCGTTGCGAGGGCCAGCGTCCGAGGTCTGTCGCGAGCTCGAGCGTCGCCCGTTCCAGTTCGCGGGCGCCCTTCCGGAGGGATCGCGGCAAGACGTCTAGCTTGCGGATGGCGTCGAGCACGCTGCCCCGGATGCGGCGGATGGCGAAGCTGGCGAAGGTGGTCCCGCGCGTTGGGTCGTACGCGTCCACGGCCTGGATCAGGCCCTCTATGCCATAGGCGATGGCATCGTCGCGGTCTATGACGCTGGAGCCGTTCTCGTCCGTCATCTTGCCGACGACGAACGCTACGAGCGGCAGGTTCCGGAGGATCATCTCTTCGCGTGACCCGTCCATCGGTCCCTCCACGGAGACGTGGGGGCGAGGCGCGCCGGCAAGCAAGAGGGATGCGATGACCCTCTCGGTCCGGCGGTTGTCCCTTGCAGGACCGCCTCGCATCCCTGCGTCGTACTGGGGTTTCCGGCCTTCCGTCGGGAAGCCCTGACTACATCTTTTAACGTGTCTCGGGTTTCCAGCATTACAGATTCATCGCACCTGCTCGTTCCTGGAGCCGGCGGCCACGTTGACAGGCTGGCCGCCCGGGCCATAGCGTGAGCGGGAGTAAGGCTGAGTCAAGTGCAGGTCAGTAGCGCCAACCTACGCCAGGCCCTGTCCTCGCGCTACGCACGGGAGCCACTGCTCATCCTCCTGGCCTACGTCCCCTACTTCCTCGCGCGGGGCCATGCCGTCAGCCACGCCGAAACGGCGTTCGAGAATAGTTACGACGTCATTCGTCTGGAGCGGAGCCTCGGCCTCTTCAGAGAGCTCTCGGTCCAGAGCGCCGCCCTCTCCTACGAGGCCCTGGTGCACGCTTTCAACCTGATCTACTTCTACGGCCACTGGCCCGTGATCATCGCCATCGGCCTGTACCTGTTCATACGCCACCCTCGCGTGTACGCGATCACGCGGAACGCGTTCCTGCTCTCCGGGGCGGTGGCGCTGCTGCTCTACGCCCTTTTCCCCGTCGCCCCGCCGCGCCTGACGCCGGGGTTCATCGATACGCTGAGCATGACCGTGCCGGTCTCCTTCGACCAGTCGCGCCTGGTGAATCCCTACGCTGCCATCCCGAGCCTGCACGTCGGTTGGGACGTGCTCATCGCGCTCGGGCTCTTCGTCGCGACCAGGCGCTGGCCGGTGCGGACGATTGCCCTGACTCTGCCGCCGTTGATGCTGGTGGCAACGGTGGTCACCGGCAACCACTTCTTCGTCGACGGCATCGCGGGCGCGCTGCTGGCGCTGGCGGCGTTCGCGCTGGCAGCGGCCCTCCACCGGCGCTGGCCCCGCGTCCGGGCACGCCCCGTGGCCTGACCCTCGCCTGTCCTTGCCGGCGCGGTGACTGTTGAATCTGGCGGCCCTAAGATCACGGAGCCATGGACGCGCCTTATCGCCGCCTGATCTTCGTGATGATCGACGGCGCCCGCTTCGACGTCCTCGACGAGCTGGTCAGGGCGGGCGAGTTGCCGGCGCTTGCCGCCCTGGCTGAAAAAGGCGGCGGCGTGCGCAAGGCCGTCACCTGCTTTCCTTCGACCACGGGGCCAGCGTACATCCCCTACCTGATGGGCCTGCTGCCGGGCACGGCAAACGTCCCCGGCTATCGCTGGCTCTCGCGGGCGGGCTATGGCGGCCGGAGAGGACGCTGGACGCGACCCGGCGTCGCCAGCTACAGCGGCATCGAAGGTGGGAGCTTCGACCGCGACCTTCCCGACAGGCCGACCTGGTTCGATTACTTTGCCGACTCCCGCAACATCATCAACCTCCTGACCAAGGGCTGCCCGCCCGGCGCCGACATGACGCGCTGGGTAAAGCCAGTGGTCTACGTCATCGGGCACTACCTGCACCGTTGGGACCTGGCCGACCGCGTGGCGGCCCGGGCCCTGGTGGCGGCCGCGAAACAGGCGCCGGACTTCATCGCCTGCGCCTTCAACGGCGTGGACGGGCATTCGCACGCCAGCCACCCGCGCGCCCCTAAGGTGCTGGAGTCCTACCGCACGATCGACCGGGCGGTCGCGGAAGCGCGGCGGGTCCTGAAGGCGAGGGGCCTGGACGAAGAGACCCTGTGGGTCATCGGCAGCGACCACGGCCAATCGCCGACGCACACTCACGTGGACGTGCCCCGGGTCCTGGAGGACCTGGGCCACGCCCCCCTGTACTATCCGCGCCTCTGGCGCCGGGATGCCCACTGCGCCGAGATGATCTCGGGCAACGGCATGACGCAGGTCTACTTCCGGAACGGCCATGGTTGGAGCGCGCGGATGCCCTGGGAGGAGATCGAGGCGCGCCAGGTCCCCGAGGCGTTCCTGGCCGTGGACGGCGTCGACTTCGTGGCGGGCCGGCGCAGTGACGGCGTCGTGGTGATCAAGACGGCGAGTGGCGAAGGCCACATCTCCTGGCGCGGGGGTGTCTGTTCCTATGCGTACGAGGGCAGCGATCCGCTAGGTAGCGGCTGCTTCGAGGGGAAGGATGCCGAAGAGGTGTTACGCCTCACCTTCGAGGGGCCGCGGCCGGACGCCGCGCTCCAGCTGGAGCAGCTCTTCCGGGCTGAACGCGCCGGCGACATGTTCGTCAGCGCCGCGGAGGGCTACGACCTCCGGGCTCGCTGGGAAGTACCCGAGCACAAGTCCAGCCACGGGGCGCTGGTGCCCTCGCAGATGCACGTACCGGTGATCATGAGCCATCCCATCGCGCCCGGTTACATGCGGACCACGGACGTTTTCCCCACGGTGCTGCGCCTGATGGGCCGGGAACCGCCGGATGGGATCGATGGGGTCGTTCGGCCCTTGTGGGAGGCGGTAGCCGCTGGTGAGAATTGACGACGCTTGGGCATCGTCGTATCGTACCCGTCTAGACGGGCGTACCCTGATGCTCTACCTGAGGAGTCCTTGCGGCCTTCATTAGCGGCCACGAAGGAGGCGGGTCAAGGGGTAACTGCGCATCCGCGCCCGGCCGCGGCGCCTAACGGCGGTCGATGCTAATTCCCAATCGAGAGAAAGAGGTCAGTGCATGCGACTGAGGAACGTAGTGATCGTAGACGGCGTTCGCTCTCCGTTTGCCCGCGGCGGCAGGGGCAAGCTTGTCGCCACCAGGCTGGACGACGTCGGTGCGACCATCATCCGGGCGCTGCTGGAGCGCAACCCCAAGGTCAAGCCGAGCATGATCGAGGATGTTGGCCTCGGTAACGTGGCTCAGTCGGGCGAGTTCATAGGCCTGGGCCACGTGGCGCGCCTGGCCGGCCTGCCGATGGAGGTCTCGGCCTTCAACACGAACCGCCAGTGCGGTTCCAGCATGGAGACGCTGCAGCGCCTCGCCTCCGGCATCGCGGTGGGTGCTCTCGACTGCGGTATCGCTCTCGGCATCGAGCGCATGGGCCGGACTCTTGGTGGCGGCGGCGGACCGCGCCCGAACCTGAACCGCGTCACCCAGCCCAAGCGGCTGGAGCTGACCAAAGAGCAGCGGGACATGTCCCCTGACCACAGCAAGTACTTCTCCGTACCGTTCCCCGACTACATCCTCGACTCGCCGCCGTTGCAGTCGATGCTCCAGACCGCCCAGAACGTGGCCGAGGTCTATAACATCAGCCGCGCGGAGCTGGATGAGTTCGCGGTTCGGAGCCACAAGAAGTACGGCGAGGCTTACCAGAAGGGCGTCTACAAGGACGAGATCATCCCCCTCGAGGTCGAGGAGCCGGTCTACGACGACGAGGGCAACTGGGTGCCGGACTCGAAGGGCAAGATGATCACCTTCGACATCGATGAGGGCTACCGGCCGGGCACGAACTTCGAGGCCCTGCAGAACCTGAAGCCGGTCCAGGGCTACGTGAGCTTCGGGAACAAGGAGCTCGTGATCACGGCCGGCAACTCCTGCCCGACGAACGACGGCGTCTCGGCCGCCCTCCTGATGGCAGAAGAGAAGGCCATCGAGCTGGGCCTCGAGCCTCTGGCACGGATCGTCGGCATGGGGGTCGCGGGTGTGAAGCCGCAGCTCATGGGCATTGGCCCGATCCCGGCGACGCACAAGGCCCTGCAGCACGCCGGCATCACCGCTGATGACCTCGACCGCGTCGAGTTCAACGAGGCCTTCGCCTCACAGGTTATCGCCACGCTGCGGGACCTCAAGATTCCGGAAGAGAAGGTCAACGTCAACGGCGGCTCGCTCGCCATCGGCCACCCGATGGGTGCGACCGGCGCTCGCCTGGTGACCACGGTCTCGAAGGAGCTGCGCCGCAGCGGCAAGCGGTACGGCCTGGCGACTCAGTGCATCGGCGCTGGCATGGGCATTTCGACCATCGTCGAGGCGCTGTACTAAGCCGGATCGGTTCAACCGAGAGGGGGAGTGGCGCCACTCCCCCTCTCTTTTCGTTTCGGTCCGAGGCCCGGTCCCGGCTCTATAGCCGCTCGGCGCTTACACTGCAGGTATGAAGGTCAAGCACGAGGTTCGACTGGGCGCCATGCTGGCCGGGCGCTGCCCGCGCTGCGGGCGGGGGCCGATCTTTCACCCGCTACTGAGCACGAAGGCGCTCTCGATGTACCGCGCCTGCCCCGTGTGCGGCCTCGATTACGAGCCGGAGGCCGGTTACTTCATCGGCGCCATGTACGCGAGCTACGCCTTCGGAGTGGCGGTCGTCGTCCCCGTGGCCCTGGCGCTGGTACTGCTCTTCGATGCCTCCATCGCCCTGACGCTCGGCATCGCCCTGGCGCTGACGCTGGTGCTGGCGCCGTTCGAATATCGCGCGGCCCGAGTGCTCTGGCTTCACATCGACCAGGCGGTCGCGCCGCGGTAGCTGGACTCCATCGGACGGCCTGGCCGTGGGATATACTAAAGGGCGACATCGGGGCGGTTAGCTCAGCTGGTTAGAGCGCAGCGTTGACATCGCTGAGGTCACTGGTTCGAGTCCAGTACCGCCCACCATAGCGAAGGCGAAGACGAGGACGAGTAGCGGCTGGTGAGGGCGACAGAGAGCGGGGTCATCGGCTGCAAGCCCCGCGCCGGAAGCGCCGCGAAGACCACCTCCGAGCCTGGGACCGAACCGGACGGGCGGAAGCAGATGCTCGCCATCGTAGTAGGCTCCCACGCCAGCCAGCGTTAACGGCTTCGAGTCCTTCCCGCGGCCGCGGGAAGGAGAAGCAGGGTGGAACCACGGCGCCCACCGTCCCTGAGACGGTGGGCGCCTGTTATTTCGGGACGGGGGTGACGGCATGGGCTTCGTGACGCGATGGATGGGCTGGGAAGCGCTGTTCATACATGGGCTGACGGGACTACTGTTCGCGGGCGTATCGGTGTTCCTGGTGTACAGGCTGGCAGTGTCGGAGCCCTTAGTCCTGGCGCTGGTGTTGCCTTTCACCGCCTTCTGCGCCTGGGGGTGGTGGGCGGAGGCGGTGGTCCTCAGGCGGGCCACGGCCTGGATGCGCTCGTCGACCAGCCGGCGCGATGGATCGCACCGAACGTAGCGTCCCCTTCCCGGCTCCTGCTTCCTCACCGGAGGTGAACCATGGTCATGCCTGTCGATGAAAAGCTGCGTGGTATGGACGAGCGGCTCTACCGCATGCGCCACTCCTGCGCCCACGTGATGGCCGAGGCAGTCCTGGAAATGTTCCCTGGCGCCAAGCTCGCTATCGGCCCGCCGATCGAGAACGGCTTCTACTACGACTTCGACCTGCCGCGCCCGCTGACGCCGGAGGACCTCGTGGAGATCGAGCGGCGCATGCGGGCCAGCATCGAGGCCGACAAGCCCTTCGTGCGCTCGACGGAGCCGCGTGACGAGGCCCTGCGCGAGCTGGCGGACCAGCCCTACAAGAAGGAGATCATCGAGGGCCTGGGCGACCAGGAGATCAGCTTCTATCAGCACGGCGACTTCAAGGACCTGTGCGAAGGCCCGCACGTGGAGAGCACGGGGAAAATCGGGGCATTCAAGCTGCTGAACGTCGCGGGCGCCTACTGGCGCGGCGACGAGAAGCGCCCGATGCTGCAGCGGATCTACGGCGCCTGCTTCGCCACCCAGGAAGAGCTGGACCGGTATCTGCACAACCTGGAAGAGGCCCGCCGCCGGGACCACCGCGTCCTCGGGCGCGAACTGGACCTGTTCTCCTTCCACGAGGAGTACGGTCCGGGACTGGTGTACTGGCACCCGAAGGGCGGCCGCGTGCGCACGATCATCGAGGACTTCTGGCGCCAGGAGCACTACCGCGCCGGCTACGACATCGTGTACACGCCGCACATCGGGCGCTCGACGCTCTGGGAGACCAGCGGCCACCTGGACTTCTATAACGAGAACATGTACTCGCCGATGGACGTGGACGAGCAGGACTACTACATCAAACCGATGAACTGCCCCTTCCACATCCAGATCTACAAGAGCGGTATCCGCAGCTATCGCGAGCTGCCGCTGCGCTTCGCAGAGCTCGGCACCGTGTACCGATACGAGCGCTCCGGCGTCCTGCACGGCCTCGCGCGCGTGCGCGGGTTCACGCAGGACGACGCGCACATCTTCTGCCGGCCGGACCAGGTGGAGGCGGAGGTCTCGCGCACGCTCGACTTCGTCCTGTTCGTCCTGCGTACTTTCGGCTTCAAGGAGTTCCAGGTGGCGGTGGCGACGAAGCCCGAGAAGGCCGTCGGCCGCGAGGACGACTGGCGCATGGCTACGGACGCGCTTCGCCGGGCAGTGAGCGCCGCCGGCCTGCAGTACGACATCGACGAAGGGGGCGGCGCCTTCTACGGGCCCAAGATCGACCTGCACATCAAGGATGCGCTCGGCCGCGCCTGGCAGTGCTCCACGATCCAGTTCGACTTCAACCTGCCAGAGCGCTTCGACATCTCGTTCATCGGTGAGGATGGCACGCGGCAGCGGCCCTACATGGTGCACCGGGCGCTGCTCGGCTCCATCGAGCGCTTCTTCGGAGTCCTGATCGAGCACTACGGCGGCGCCTTTCCGCTGTGGCTCGCGCCGGTGCAGGCGAAGCTCATCCCGATCGCCGACCGCCACATCGACTATTGCGAGCGAGTGGCGGACGACCTGCGGGCCGAGGGCCTGCGCGTGGAGGTGGACGCCCGCAACGAGCGCATGCAGGCGAAGATCCGCGACGCCCAGCTGCAGAAGGTGCCCTACATGCTCATCGCCGGCGACCGGGATGTCACGGCCGGAGCGGTCTCCGTGCGCACTCGCGCCGGCGACGACCTCGGCGCGATGCCGGTCTTCCAGGTAATCGACCGCCTGAAGGATGAGGTGGTGACCGGCATGAACCCCGAGGAGGCGATCAGCGGTTAAGCTGGCCTCGCCGCCCTCGCGGCGGCGAGGTTGCAGCCGCGCGGTGTCAGGGCGGTCCTCGCGAGGGCCTTGAAGGGACGGGGCACGGCAGTGACAGGAAGGCCCCAGATCCTTTGGCCGCCGCCTGTCGTTGCCGCCCGCCCACCCCTGTGCTACAAAGTGGCGGCAGGACGGCGCCGCAGGCAGGGGAGGTAGCGTTGTTCAAAAAGCTACTCGTCGCGAACCGCGGCGAGATCGCCGTCCGGGTGGTGCGCGCCTGCCGCGAACTCGGCGTCACTTCCGTCGCCGTCTACTCGGAGGCGGACCGCGGCGCCCTCCACGCGCGCCTGGCCGATGAGGCTTACTGCATCGGCCCCGGGCCTGTCGGCGAGAGCTACTTGAACGCCGCCAAGATCGTCGAAACGGCGAAGGCCTGCGGCGCTGAGGCGATCCACCCTGGCTACGGTTTCCTGTCTGAGCGCGCTGAGTTCGCCCGGGCCTGCGCAGACGCCGGCATCGTCTTCGTCGGCCCTACGCCCGAAGCCATGGCGATGCTCGGCGACAAGGTGGAAGCGCGGCGCATCGCGCGGGCGGCCGGCGCGCCCACGGTGCCGGGGACGGAGGGTGTGGTCTCCCCGGAGGAGGCGAAAGGCGCCGCCGACAGCATCGGCTACCCGGTGCTGATCAAGGCGGCGGCTGGCGGCGGGGGCCGCGGCATACGGCTCGTGCCGGACGAAGCTTCCATGGAAGGTGCGGTCCGGGTCGCCGCGGCGGAAGCGCAGAGCGCGTTTGGTGACCCATCCCTGTATGTCGAGAAGTACCTGGACCCCGTGCGGCACGTCGAAATCCAGGTGATCGCCGACAGGCACGGCAACGCTGTCCACCTCGGCGAGCGCGAGTGCTCGGTCCAGCGCCGCAACCAGAAGCTGATCGAGGAGTCGCCCTCGACGGCGCTCACGCCGGAGCTGCGTGCGCGGATGGGCGCGGCCGCGGTCGCGATCGCGAAGCGCGCCGGGTACGAGAACGCCGGCACGGTCGAGTTCCTGGTCGACAGTGAGGGCAACTTCTACTTCATCGAGGTCAATGCCCGCCTCCAGGTCGAGCACCCGGTGACCGAGATGGTCACGGGGATTGACCTCGTGCAGATCCAACTGCGGGTCGCGGCGGGCGAACCGCTGGGCTTGCGCCAGGAAGACATCCAGCCGCGCGGCTGGGCCATCGAGTGCCGGATCACGGCCGAGGACCCGTTCCAGAATTTCACGCCGGGGGTTGGCACCGTCGAATTCGTGAGCGAGCCGTCCGGGCCGGGTATCCGCGTGGACAGCTCTCTGTTCACGGGCCTCGTAATCCCCGAGTACTACGACTCGATGCTGTCGAAGATCATCGCCTGGGGGGCGGACCGTGACGAGGCGGTCCGGCGGCTGCGCCGGGCCCTCGAGGAATACGTGATCCTCGGGCCAAGGACTACCATCCCCTTCCATCTGCAGCTCATTGACCACCCCGACTTCCGTTCCGGGGCCATTTATACGCGCTTCCTGGACGAGAAGTTCACGATGGCGCCGCCGCCGCGGGGCGAGGGCGAGGACCTGGCGCTCCTCGTCGCGGCGGCGCTGGCCCACGAAAGGCGCCAGAACGGCGCGCGGTCCAACGGCGCCGCGTCTGGCGAACGGCAGGCCGTCAGCGGCTGGCGCGTGGCCGGGCGCATGAGCGCGCTGTCCGAGAGCACCGGAGGCCACCTCTGGCGAAGCATTATTTGAAGCTCGGGGACCGGGAGGTCGAGGCCGAAGTCGAATCTGACGGCGAAGGACTCCGCGTCAACCTCGGCGATGGTTGGCGCTCGCTGGGGCTCAAGCGGCTGGGCTCGACTCCGCGGTTCGCCCTCATGATCGATGGCCGAACTGTCGACGTCCTGGCGAAGGAGTCCCCCGGCCGCATCGAGGTGCTCATCGGGGGCGTGACCTACGTGGTGAGCACGGCCCGCCCGCGCAAGGGACGCGTCGCGGCGGCGGCAGAGGATGAGGATGACGCGCACTTCGAGAACGGCGTCTGGAGCCTGCGCTCGCCCCAGACCGGCAGCGTAGTTGATATCCGCGTAAGCGTAGGGGCAAGCGTCGAACCGGGCACCGTGCTCATGGTGGTAGAGGCGATGAAGATGCAGAATGAGCTACGCAGCCGCGTGGCCGGCACCGTATCCTCTATCAAGGTGGAGCGCGGCCAGCGGGTGGAGACCGGGGCTGTGCTCCTCGAGGTCGCTGCGCCAACCGGCTAAGCACAACAAGACGAGGGTCCCCGCCATGCCCTCACTTCCCAGAGACCTGGCGCCAATGCTCCCGGCGAGGGGCGAGGAGCCCTTCGACTCCGAGCAGCACATCTTCGAGGTGCGCTGGGGCGGCATTCGCGCCCTGGCGTTTATCGAGCAGGCGCGCCTCACGCTCCTGTCCCAGTCGGGGCGAGACATTACGGCCTGGTTCCCTGAGCTGGCCCCGATAGCGGGGCAGGTCAGGCGCGACGGCGCCGTCCTCGACGGCGAGATCGTGCCTCTGGGCGCTGACGGCGAGCCCGACCTCGCCCTGCTGTCCGCCAGGCTCGCGGGCGCGCCGCCGGAGGACGGAAGCGCGTTCTGTCTCTACCAGGCATACGACCTCCTCTACAGCGGCGGGCTCCCCCTCATGGCCAGGCCGCTCTTGCAGCGCAAGGAGGCCCTGGCTGGCGTACTCAGCGGCCCGGGGCCGGCAGTGGCGGTCGACTACGTGCACGACGAAGGCGTCGCGCTCTTCGAGGCGGCGGCGGAGCGCCGCCTTCCCGGCGTCGTCGCCAAGGCGAAGGCCTCCACTTACAAGCCGGGCGAACGAAGCAGAGACTGGATCGAGGTGCCGCTGTATGAATCCGGCTGGTTCGTGATCGGCGGTTACGTGCTCGGAATCGGGAAGGAAGACCCGGTCGCCGGACTCCTGCTCGGAGAGCCCGCGCTGCCCGGACGCCTGCGGCACGTGGCGACGGTCCAGGGCGGCATACCCGGCTCACTACTGGAGCGCGCCTTGTCCGCGCTGACCACGGAGACATCGCCCTTCCTTGCCGTGCCGCCTTTGATGCGCCTCGTCTACTGGCTGCGTCCCGAGCTCGTCTGCGAGGTCCGGTACGCCCGCCGGGAAGCGGACGGCCGCCTCCGGTTCCCCGTCTTCGTGACGATGCGGCCAGACCTTACTCCGAAGGACATCTGGCGCGACGCCCGGGACTCGGCGGGACGGAGGCCCTAGCTCTCACCCACCCGGCTGCCCGACCGGGTAGTCCTTCGACGGCCGGAAAAACCCACCCCCATGCGCGGGGGCGCGCATAGACGCCGGCGCGACCATTTCCCCATCACATGGCTCGGGCTGAGCCGCGAGAGAGGGAGAGATATGTCGTACGGCAATGGGATTCTTTGGACAGGGTGGAGGCAGCAGGCCCCGGGCGGACCACCTGCCCCGGGAGCGAGGTCAGGGAGCTGGCCAGGCCGGGCGCTGGTGTTGGTGGCGGCAGGCCTCGTTTTTCTCGCCCTGGCCTGCTCCAGCGACGACGGCCCGGCGCCGCCGTCCGGGGAGGGCTGTCCGGTAGCCGCGGTCGTCTGCGAGGTGGCTGCGGAGGTCGGCCGGGCGGCCGCGGCCGGTGACTTCAGCGCTATCGTCGCGGCCGGCGCGGGGCAGGACTTCACATGTCCATCGGCGAGGCCGGAGGGGCTCGGCGGCCCGTACCCACTCTGCGACGGCGCCCGCGCCGGTGAAAAGCGACAGGGTTTTCCGCTCGCGTACGTACCGGGCGAAGGCTTAGTCGAAGGGCGCGAGGGCGTCCTAGCGGCCCTCAACAACTGGACCGCCTCAGCCGTGCGGTCGAAGAGCGACGCCTTCGGTGACGGCTCGACGCGGGTGTTCACCGTCGGCTGTCCCGAAAAGGGAAGGTGCGAGGACTACTTTGCGGTCGTGCTCAGCAACCTCGGGACCGTGCCGTTCCGCCTGCAGGCCGTCCTGTTTTTCCGGGCGCAGCAAGGGCAGCCGCGGTTGACGTCGCTGGCAATCGGCTGGATCGCCGACATGACGCAGAGCGAGGTCGTGCTCAGCGGCGGCCGGACCCGCGACTTTCTGCGGTTCCAGGGGTGGCCGGCGCTGACCGACTTCCACCGGGTGACGCCGTCGGACCTCGAGGCCGCGGCGTCACGGTGAGGGACGTGACGGGCGGTCCCGAGGCGCCATGTCCCCGGGACCGTCAGTCGATCATCTCGTAGGCCGGCAACGTCAGGAACTCGACGAAGTCGTCGCTCAGGGCGACTCTTTCGAACAGGGCCGCAGCCTCTTCGAGGTGGCCCGCCGTCCTCCCGGCATCCCGCAGCCTGGCCACCTCTTGCGATGCGATCTCGCGCACGAGGGCGGGCGTGATCTCGCGGCCGTCTTCCAGGCGTCCGCCTCGGTGCGCCCATTGCCAGACCTGCGAGCGGGCGATCTCGGCCGTAGCCGCGTCCTCCATGAGGTTGTTGATCGCCACCGCCCCTGTACCCGAGAGCCAGGCATCGAGGTACTGGACCGCGACGCTGACATTCGCGCGCAACCCCGCCTCTGTAATCACACCGCCGGCGCCGGCAATGCCGAGGAGGTCGGCGGCAGTCACGTTGACCTCTGGACGCTGGCGGTCGATCTGGTTCGGCCGCTCGCCGAGGACGGAATCGAAGACCTCCATGGCTATCGGCACGAGGTCGGGGTGTGCGACCCAGGTTCCGTCGAAGCCGTCATTGGCCTCCCGTATCTTGTCCTCACGGACGCGGGCGATGGCGGCGGCGTTGACCTCGGGGTCGCGGCGGCTGGGGATGAACGCGGCCATCCCGCCGATGGCGTGGGCGCCACGTTGATGGCAGGTCTTCACCAGCAACTCGGTATAGGCGCGCATGAACGGCACTGTCATCGTGACCCGGGCGCGGTCCGGCGTGAGCATGTCCGACCGCGAGCGGAACTTCTTGATCACGCTGAAGATGTAGTCCCAACGCCCCGCGTTCAGCCCGGCCGAGTGCTC
This Dehalococcoidia bacterium DNA region includes the following protein-coding sequences:
- a CDS encoding FliA/WhiG family RNA polymerase sigma factor; the protein is MDGSREEMILRNLPLVAFVVGKMTDENGSSVIDRDDAIAYGIEGLIQAVDAYDPTRGTTFASFAIRRIRGSVLDAIRKLDVLPRSLRKGARELERATLELATDLGRWPSQRELATRLGMSLEELQSLAGHSSSRVVSLERVMEEKSAEGASPWEASDPDEFADPAAAADRKAAMMLLNGAVTNLSHRDRAIVQLRYGRGMAFHEIGQLMGLSESRVCQLHKRILASLRHRLAREMDLAA
- a CDS encoding phosphatase PAP2 family protein, with the protein product MQVSSANLRQALSSRYAREPLLILLAYVPYFLARGHAVSHAETAFENSYDVIRLERSLGLFRELSVQSAALSYEALVHAFNLIYFYGHWPVIIAIGLYLFIRHPRVYAITRNAFLLSGAVALLLYALFPVAPPRLTPGFIDTLSMTVPVSFDQSRLVNPYAAIPSLHVGWDVLIALGLFVATRRWPVRTIALTLPPLMLVATVVTGNHFFVDGIAGALLALAAFALAAALHRRWPRVRARPVA
- a CDS encoding alkaline phosphatase family protein, whose product is MDAPYRRLIFVMIDGARFDVLDELVRAGELPALAALAEKGGGVRKAVTCFPSTTGPAYIPYLMGLLPGTANVPGYRWLSRAGYGGRRGRWTRPGVASYSGIEGGSFDRDLPDRPTWFDYFADSRNIINLLTKGCPPGADMTRWVKPVVYVIGHYLHRWDLADRVAARALVAAAKQAPDFIACAFNGVDGHSHASHPRAPKVLESYRTIDRAVAEARRVLKARGLDEETLWVIGSDHGQSPTHTHVDVPRVLEDLGHAPLYYPRLWRRDAHCAEMISGNGMTQVYFRNGHGWSARMPWEEIEARQVPEAFLAVDGVDFVAGRRSDGVVVIKTASGEGHISWRGGVCSYAYEGSDPLGSGCFEGKDAEEVLRLTFEGPRPDAALQLEQLFRAERAGDMFVSAAEGYDLRARWEVPEHKSSHGALVPSQMHVPVIMSHPIAPGYMRTTDVFPTVLRLMGREPPDGIDGVVRPLWEAVAAGEN
- a CDS encoding thiolase family protein → MRLRNVVIVDGVRSPFARGGRGKLVATRLDDVGATIIRALLERNPKVKPSMIEDVGLGNVAQSGEFIGLGHVARLAGLPMEVSAFNTNRQCGSSMETLQRLASGIAVGALDCGIALGIERMGRTLGGGGGPRPNLNRVTQPKRLELTKEQRDMSPDHSKYFSVPFPDYILDSPPLQSMLQTAQNVAEVYNISRAELDEFAVRSHKKYGEAYQKGVYKDEIIPLEVEEPVYDDEGNWVPDSKGKMITFDIDEGYRPGTNFEALQNLKPVQGYVSFGNKELVITAGNSCPTNDGVSAALLMAEEKAIELGLEPLARIVGMGVAGVKPQLMGIGPIPATHKALQHAGITADDLDRVEFNEAFASQVIATLRDLKIPEEKVNVNGGSLAIGHPMGATGARLVTTVSKELRRSGKRYGLATQCIGAGMGISTIVEALY
- a CDS encoding DUF983 domain-containing protein — encoded protein: MKVKHEVRLGAMLAGRCPRCGRGPIFHPLLSTKALSMYRACPVCGLDYEPEAGYFIGAMYASYAFGVAVVVPVALALVLLFDASIALTLGIALALTLVLAPFEYRAARVLWLHIDQAVAPR
- the thrS gene encoding threonine--tRNA ligase, with the translated sequence MVMPVDEKLRGMDERLYRMRHSCAHVMAEAVLEMFPGAKLAIGPPIENGFYYDFDLPRPLTPEDLVEIERRMRASIEADKPFVRSTEPRDEALRELADQPYKKEIIEGLGDQEISFYQHGDFKDLCEGPHVESTGKIGAFKLLNVAGAYWRGDEKRPMLQRIYGACFATQEELDRYLHNLEEARRRDHRVLGRELDLFSFHEEYGPGLVYWHPKGGRVRTIIEDFWRQEHYRAGYDIVYTPHIGRSTLWETSGHLDFYNENMYSPMDVDEQDYYIKPMNCPFHIQIYKSGIRSYRELPLRFAELGTVYRYERSGVLHGLARVRGFTQDDAHIFCRPDQVEAEVSRTLDFVLFVLRTFGFKEFQVAVATKPEKAVGREDDWRMATDALRRAVSAAGLQYDIDEGGGAFYGPKIDLHIKDALGRAWQCSTIQFDFNLPERFDISFIGEDGTRQRPYMVHRALLGSIERFFGVLIEHYGGAFPLWLAPVQAKLIPIADRHIDYCERVADDLRAEGLRVEVDARNERMQAKIRDAQLQKVPYMLIAGDRDVTAGAVSVRTRAGDDLGAMPVFQVIDRLKDEVVTGMNPEEAISG
- the accC gene encoding acetyl-CoA carboxylase biotin carboxylase subunit; amino-acid sequence: MFKKLLVANRGEIAVRVVRACRELGVTSVAVYSEADRGALHARLADEAYCIGPGPVGESYLNAAKIVETAKACGAEAIHPGYGFLSERAEFARACADAGIVFVGPTPEAMAMLGDKVEARRIARAAGAPTVPGTEGVVSPEEAKGAADSIGYPVLIKAAAGGGGRGIRLVPDEASMEGAVRVAAAEAQSAFGDPSLYVEKYLDPVRHVEIQVIADRHGNAVHLGERECSVQRRNQKLIEESPSTALTPELRARMGAAAVAIAKRAGYENAGTVEFLVDSEGNFYFIEVNARLQVEHPVTEMVTGIDLVQIQLRVAAGEPLGLRQEDIQPRGWAIECRITAEDPFQNFTPGVGTVEFVSEPSGPGIRVDSSLFTGLVIPEYYDSMLSKIIAWGADRDEAVRRLRRALEEYVILGPRTTIPFHLQLIDHPDFRSGAIYTRFLDEKFTMAPPPRGEGEDLALLVAAALAHERRQNGARSNGAASGERQAVSGWRVAGRMSALSESTGGHLWRSII
- a CDS encoding biotin/lipoyl-containing protein — its product is MKLGDREVEAEVESDGEGLRVNLGDGWRSLGLKRLGSTPRFALMIDGRTVDVLAKESPGRIEVLIGGVTYVVSTARPRKGRVAAAAEDEDDAHFENGVWSLRSPQTGSVVDIRVSVGASVEPGTVLMVVEAMKMQNELRSRVAGTVSSIKVERGQRVETGAVLLEVAAPTG